AAGCTGCCCTTCCAGCGCCTGGTGAGGGAGATCGCCCAGGACTTCAAGACTGACCTCCGTTTCCAGAGTGCAGCCATTGGAGCTCTGCAGGTTAGTTTACttaagttttgtgtgtgtgtgtgtgtgtgtgtgtgtgtgtgtgtgtgtgtgtggacttcaaGACCAACCCATGTAGCAATCGAGAGATTCcaggagaatgtgtgtatgaggttgTGTGCAAAAGGCGTCAAATTTATAGAGAGAATTCACATATTCATATTTACACTCACTGATTAAAGCAACGTTATGTAAGGTGTTTTATGGACACTTATGGATGCATTCACTCACTGCATAAATCAACcgctagttttttttttttaattgtatgaTGCTCTTCTATCAGTGTTGACTTTTGTGATTGCTAACTTCACTTGTTGTCAGCTCTGAGCActaacacatctgtgtgtgtgtgtatgtttgtctgtgtgtgtgtgttcctgcaggaGGCCAGCGAGGCGTACCTGGTGGGTCTGTTTGAGGACACCAACCTCTGCGCCATCCACGCCAAGCGTGTCACCATCATGCCCAAAGACATCCAGCTGGCTCGCCGTATCCGCGGGGAACGTGCTTAAATGCgcctcctctcaccctcaccccatggccaacccccctccctcccctctcttctagTCCTCCtcactgcctccctccctcccttcactcctctccttcatccctTCTTCTTGGTAGAGTTTAGAGTATCAGTGATCATGATGAGAGGTTGTGTATAAGTCCAGTCTCTTAGTCTCCGTCGGTCTGCCGCGGGCGGGGAGGGTAccttttatgtgcatgtaatacAGGTGCTTCTGATCAGGGACT
Above is a genomic segment from Clupea harengus chromosome 3, Ch_v2.0.2, whole genome shotgun sequence containing:
- the h3f3c gene encoding H3 histone, family 3C, with amino-acid sequence MARTKQTARKSTGGKAPRKQLATKAARKSAPSTGGVKKPHRYRPGTVALREIRRYQKSTELLIRKLPFQRLVREIAQDFKTDLRFQSAAIGALQEASEAYLVGLFEDTNLCAIHAKRVTIMPKDIQLARRIRGERA